One Curtobacterium sp. BH-2-1-1 genomic region harbors:
- a CDS encoding SDR family NAD(P)-dependent oxidoreductase: MSEFEGKVAIVTGGGSGIGEAVAKELAAAGATVVVTDIKLDSAQRVVTSIAEAGGTASAFEANSAVAADNERMVQFAVDTYGALHLAVNNAGIGAAPQPIGEYDVAAWDRVRAVDLDGVFYGLRYEIPAMVAAGGGAIVNMSSVLGSVGIAQNAAYVASKHALVGLTKVAALEYTAQGVRTNAVGPGFIDTPLVRASLSPEALTALEAEHAAKRLGTDAEVAALVLFLLSDKASFISGSYHLVDGGYSAH, encoded by the coding sequence ATGTCCGAGTTCGAGGGCAAGGTCGCCATCGTCACCGGTGGCGGCAGCGGCATCGGCGAGGCCGTCGCGAAGGAGCTCGCCGCTGCGGGCGCGACGGTCGTCGTCACCGACATCAAGCTCGACTCCGCACAGCGGGTCGTGACGTCGATCGCGGAAGCCGGCGGGACCGCGAGTGCGTTCGAGGCCAACTCGGCCGTCGCCGCCGACAACGAGCGCATGGTGCAGTTCGCCGTGGACACCTACGGAGCCCTGCACCTCGCCGTCAACAACGCCGGCATCGGCGCCGCACCGCAGCCCATCGGCGAGTACGACGTCGCCGCGTGGGACCGCGTGCGTGCGGTGGACCTCGACGGGGTGTTCTACGGCCTCCGCTACGAGATCCCCGCGATGGTCGCCGCCGGCGGTGGCGCGATCGTGAACATGTCGTCGGTGCTCGGCTCGGTCGGCATCGCGCAGAACGCCGCCTACGTGGCGTCGAAGCACGCGCTGGTCGGCCTCACGAAGGTCGCCGCCCTCGAGTACACGGCGCAGGGCGTCCGGACGAACGCGGTCGGCCCGGGCTTCATCGACACGCCGCTCGTGCGCGCGTCGCTCTCGCCCGAGGCGCTCACCGCGCTCGAGGCCGAGCACGCGGCGAAGCGCCTCGGCACCGATGCCGAGGTCGCGGCCCTGGTGCTGTTCCTGCTCAGCGACAAGGCGTCCTTCATCAGCGGCAGCTACCACCTGGTCGACGGCGGCTACAGCGCCCACTGA
- a CDS encoding MarR family winged helix-turn-helix transcriptional regulator, translating to MTDATDLRIAVNRLSRTLRAQKADTTVSDAQFSALARLHRDGPMTLAELSRQDGVTPPSMTKTIAVLVERGLVSKGDHGDDRRKVLLGATGAGAAFVEETRRRRDGWLTPRLAELTDAERRTLADATEIMRRLAQQ from the coding sequence GTGACCGACGCCACCGACCTCCGCATCGCGGTGAACCGCCTCTCCCGCACGCTCCGTGCGCAGAAGGCCGACACCACCGTCAGCGATGCCCAGTTCTCCGCGCTCGCCCGACTGCACCGCGACGGCCCGATGACCCTCGCCGAACTCAGCCGGCAGGACGGCGTCACCCCACCGTCGATGACGAAGACGATCGCCGTCCTCGTCGAGCGCGGCCTCGTCTCGAAGGGCGACCACGGCGACGACCGCCGCAAGGTCCTGCTCGGGGCGACCGGTGCCGGTGCCGCGTTCGTCGAGGAGACCCGTCGTCGTCGGGACGGCTGGCTCACCCCGCGGCTCGCCGAGCTCACCGACGCAGAACGGCGGACCCTCGCGGACGCCACCGAGATCATGAGGAGGCTGGCCCAGCAGTGA
- a CDS encoding MFS transporter, which produces MFRSLSGRNYRIWFAGALVSNVGTWMQRTAQDWIVLTKLSDNDAIAVGITMALQFGPQLLLLPLTGLAADRFDRRKMLMLTQGLMGALGLGLGIMVLTDTATIWSLYGFALALGIVAAFDTPIRQAFVSDVVQGENVANAVALNSASFNAARLIGPAVAGVLIAAIGSGWVFVINAASFLAVLIALRFVDPAQLAERIRPKRGKGQILAGFQYVRTRPDIIVVLCMIFVVGTFGVNFPIFTSTMARVEFHKGAGEFGLLNSVMAIGSVAGALLSARRDRPRMRTLVVASAGFGLACVAAAVAPTYWSFAIVLVFVGLASLTFMTTANALVQTTTKPAMRGRVMALYMAIFAGGTPIGAPIVGAVADAWGPRWAIAVGAASGFVALAIALVWLIRYERFRVRYDADTRLHLAITHAVPVVGTRASRAALRQDLERDEAVADRSSAV; this is translated from the coding sequence ATGTTCCGCTCCCTGTCCGGCCGCAACTACCGCATCTGGTTCGCCGGCGCCCTGGTGTCCAACGTCGGCACCTGGATGCAGCGCACCGCCCAGGACTGGATCGTCCTGACGAAGCTGTCCGACAACGACGCCATCGCGGTCGGCATCACGATGGCCCTGCAGTTCGGTCCGCAGCTGCTCCTCCTGCCCCTGACCGGGCTCGCCGCCGACCGGTTCGACCGGCGCAAGATGCTCATGCTGACGCAGGGGCTGATGGGCGCCCTCGGCCTGGGGCTCGGCATCATGGTGCTGACCGACACCGCCACGATCTGGTCGCTCTACGGGTTCGCCCTCGCGCTCGGCATCGTCGCCGCGTTCGACACCCCGATCCGCCAGGCCTTCGTGTCCGACGTCGTGCAGGGCGAGAACGTCGCCAACGCCGTGGCGCTCAACTCGGCCTCCTTCAACGCCGCCCGGCTCATTGGCCCCGCGGTCGCCGGCGTGCTCATCGCGGCGATCGGCTCCGGCTGGGTGTTCGTCATCAACGCCGCGTCGTTCCTGGCCGTGCTCATCGCGCTCCGCTTCGTCGACCCCGCACAGCTCGCCGAGCGGATCCGGCCGAAGCGCGGCAAGGGGCAGATCCTCGCGGGCTTCCAGTACGTGCGGACGCGGCCGGACATCATCGTCGTGCTCTGCATGATCTTCGTCGTCGGGACCTTCGGCGTGAACTTCCCGATCTTCACCTCGACCATGGCCCGCGTCGAGTTCCACAAGGGGGCGGGCGAGTTCGGCCTGCTCAACTCGGTCATGGCGATCGGTTCGGTCGCCGGCGCCCTGCTGTCCGCACGCCGCGACCGCCCGCGGATGCGCACGCTCGTCGTCGCCTCCGCCGGGTTCGGCCTGGCATGCGTCGCGGCCGCCGTCGCCCCGACGTACTGGTCGTTCGCGATCGTCCTGGTGTTCGTCGGGCTCGCGTCGCTGACGTTCATGACGACCGCGAACGCCCTCGTCCAGACCACCACGAAGCCCGCGATGCGCGGACGGGTGATGGCCCTCTACATGGCGATCTTCGCGGGCGGCACCCCCATCGGCGCCCCGATCGTCGGCGCCGTCGCCGACGCGTGGGGTCCACGCTGGGCCATCGCGGTCGGCGCGGCATCGGGGTTCGTGGCCCTGGCGATCGCGCTCGTGTGGCTCATCCGGTACGAGCGCTTCCGGGTGCGGTACGACGCGGACACCCGGCTGCACCTGGCGATCACGCACGCGGTGCCGGTCGTGGGGACCCGCGCATCGCGCGCGGCGCTGCGGCAGGACCTGGAGCGCGACGAGGCGGTCGCGGACCGGTCCAGCGCGGTCTGA
- a CDS encoding alpha-E domain-containing protein, giving the protein MLSRLAGSVFHVGSAVERAEVVARMLDVYVARGEPAGVEHDRAVAAELRAVVGAAGPANDPDRASTIDSLALDRHEPASIASAVAVARDNARRAREVVSTELWDCLNVTRSRMPRKVAPDRAHEFLAWVRERSALAIGVVEADASHDEVWEFFTLGRALQRCSATARLLASGLLDPESGASWTTALRACGAGEAFQRGRDHHTPGPEDAAAFLLLDEHSPRSLRFLARRADECLADVAPSCIADEVRAFADTRAGLESVSDDGAVLAARAAGERLAAAADLVVQALDERVFAAPEPAR; this is encoded by the coding sequence GTGCTGAGCCGACTCGCGGGGAGCGTGTTCCACGTCGGGAGCGCCGTGGAACGGGCCGAGGTCGTCGCGCGCATGCTCGACGTGTACGTCGCCCGCGGTGAGCCCGCCGGGGTCGAGCACGACCGGGCGGTCGCCGCCGAGCTCCGGGCGGTCGTGGGGGCCGCGGGACCGGCGAACGACCCGGACCGGGCCTCGACGATCGACTCCCTCGCCCTCGACCGGCACGAACCGGCGTCCATCGCGTCGGCCGTCGCGGTCGCGCGGGACAACGCCCGGCGTGCTCGCGAGGTCGTCTCCACCGAACTGTGGGACTGCCTCAACGTCACCCGGTCGCGGATGCCCCGCAAGGTCGCACCCGATCGTGCCCACGAGTTCCTGGCGTGGGTGCGGGAGCGCAGCGCCCTGGCGATCGGGGTCGTCGAGGCCGATGCGAGTCACGACGAGGTCTGGGAGTTCTTCACGCTCGGCCGTGCGCTGCAGCGGTGTTCGGCCACGGCGCGCCTGCTCGCGTCGGGGCTGCTCGACCCGGAGTCGGGTGCGTCCTGGACGACGGCGCTCCGGGCGTGCGGCGCCGGCGAGGCGTTCCAGCGCGGCCGCGACCACCACACGCCCGGGCCGGAGGACGCCGCGGCGTTCCTGCTCCTGGACGAGCACAGTCCGCGGTCGCTGCGGTTCCTCGCGCGGCGGGCGGACGAGTGCCTCGCCGACGTGGCGCCGTCGTGCATCGCCGACGAGGTGCGTGCGTTCGCGGACACCCGGGCGGGCCTCGAGTCGGTGTCCGACGACGGCGCGGTGCTGGCAGCCCGCGCCGCGGGGGAGCGGCTCGCGGCGGCGGCGGACCTGGTGGTGCAGGCCCTCGACGAACGCGTCTTCGCCGCCCCCGAACCCGCGCGCTGA
- a CDS encoding MarR family winged helix-turn-helix transcriptional regulator — MSTEVTTSAAGFWYGEDSRVDAVDVLNALRRYRSAESAAQRRAREALGIGENALLALRALLDAEEAGRTVNAKDLAEHLDITPASTSALVDRLVRSGHVERHPDPNDRRGVILTASGGSMRQVLRVIDQLDSRAVEATEHLSTDDMAVIVSFLDEMVRVVDGVDVAGRGHRVSRSA, encoded by the coding sequence ATGAGTACCGAGGTGACGACGAGCGCCGCGGGGTTCTGGTACGGCGAGGATTCCCGGGTCGACGCGGTGGACGTGCTGAACGCACTCCGCAGGTACCGGAGCGCCGAGAGCGCAGCACAGCGACGCGCGCGCGAGGCACTGGGCATCGGCGAGAACGCCCTGCTCGCCCTCCGCGCACTCCTCGACGCCGAGGAAGCCGGCCGCACGGTCAACGCGAAGGACCTCGCCGAACACCTCGACATCACCCCGGCGTCGACGTCGGCGCTCGTCGACCGGCTCGTGCGGAGCGGGCACGTCGAACGCCACCCGGACCCGAACGACCGTCGCGGCGTCATCCTGACCGCGTCCGGTGGCTCGATGCGCCAGGTACTCCGGGTGATCGACCAGCTCGACTCCCGCGCGGTCGAGGCGACCGAGCACCTGTCGACCGACGACATGGCCGTCATCGTGTCGTTCCTCGACGAGATGGTCCGCGTCGTGGACGGCGTCGACGTCGCCGGTCGTGGGCACCGCGTCAGCCGGTCCGCGTAG
- a CDS encoding NAD(P)-dependent oxidoreductase: MRVTVLGTGAMGAGVAGSLLREGHTVTVWNRSADKAAPLGEQGATVANDPGAAVADAEVVLLTLFDTDAVVDVLEASAGDAPTDAVWVQCSTIGVAGTETVVQLAAKYGITLVEAMMLGTKAPAEQGTLTMLAAGPADVLDRIDPVLDAIGAKTVRAGDQVGAGTALKLAANAWIASITAATGQSLAVAKSLGLDPALFLEAIDGSASDSAYAHAKGGSIIEGSFPAQFALDGLRKDIGLITDAARSTGVSTVLLDALGRVYADASAAGHGGDDIAAVGTAF; this comes from the coding sequence GTGCGGGTGACGGTACTGGGGACCGGGGCGATGGGTGCCGGGGTGGCTGGGTCGCTGCTCCGCGAGGGCCACACGGTGACCGTGTGGAACCGGAGCGCTGACAAGGCCGCTCCGCTGGGTGAGCAGGGTGCGACCGTGGCGAACGACCCCGGTGCAGCGGTGGCCGATGCCGAGGTCGTGCTGCTCACGCTCTTCGACACGGACGCGGTGGTGGACGTCCTCGAGGCCTCCGCGGGCGATGCCCCGACCGACGCCGTGTGGGTGCAGTGCTCCACGATCGGCGTCGCCGGCACCGAGACCGTCGTGCAGCTCGCCGCGAAGTACGGGATCACCCTCGTCGAGGCGATGATGCTCGGCACGAAGGCCCCCGCTGAGCAGGGCACCCTGACGATGCTCGCCGCCGGCCCCGCGGACGTGCTCGACCGCATCGACCCGGTGCTCGACGCGATCGGCGCGAAGACCGTGCGTGCGGGGGACCAGGTCGGTGCCGGGACCGCGCTCAAGCTCGCGGCGAACGCCTGGATCGCGTCCATCACGGCCGCGACCGGGCAGTCGCTCGCGGTCGCGAAGTCGCTCGGGCTGGACCCGGCGCTCTTCCTCGAGGCGATCGACGGCAGCGCCAGCGACTCGGCCTACGCGCACGCCAAGGGCGGGTCGATCATCGAGGGATCGTTCCCGGCGCAGTTCGCGCTCGACGGTCTCCGGAAGGACATCGGCCTCATCACCGACGCCGCGCGCAGCACGGGGGTGTCGACGGTCCTGCTCGACGCACTGGGCCGGGTCTACGCCGACGCCAGCGCTGCTGGACACGGCGGCGACGACATCGCGGCTGTCGGCACGGCGTTCTAG
- a CDS encoding M23 family metallopeptidase, whose product MSTTTDRLPMRPRGAARHAANAPAGVEPLPTRRARRAAEPAAADPATGPGTEAVSHSTTGAAVSPPAAPVSTSAGNPQPLPSRRTLRTDQPAIRPTALGHAVTQAITLPLRSIGSAFASARAVPLTATAVAACLFVTVATPQTATAASATSVLPALDVQEYTTSATSTARAERDGFAIGRPPERRAAAAPTSEPAPGASAARPVAGTIPAAGGFGSRWVSGCGACSTNHRGLDFAAREGTAVVAAMSGRVVSAGVVGGYGNQVLLQHADGSQTRYGHLSQIGVRVGQTVTAGQRIGAVGNTGVSTGSHLHFEVLHGGVAVDPAVWLRDRGLL is encoded by the coding sequence ATGTCCACCACGACGGACCGCCTGCCGATGCGCCCGCGGGGCGCCGCTCGCCACGCGGCGAACGCCCCGGCCGGGGTCGAGCCGCTCCCCACCCGTCGTGCTCGCCGTGCGGCAGAGCCTGCGGCGGCGGACCCGGCCACCGGGCCCGGCACCGAAGCCGTCTCCCACTCGACCACCGGGGCGGCGGTGTCCCCTCCCGCCGCCCCGGTCTCCACCAGCGCAGGGAACCCCCAGCCCCTGCCGTCGCGACGGACGCTGCGCACGGACCAGCCCGCGATCCGCCCCACTGCCCTCGGGCATGCCGTCACCCAGGCGATCACGCTGCCGCTGCGCTCGATCGGCTCCGCCTTCGCGTCCGCCCGGGCCGTCCCGCTCACCGCCACCGCCGTCGCCGCGTGCCTGTTCGTCACCGTCGCCACACCGCAGACGGCGACCGCAGCGAGCGCGACGTCGGTGCTCCCCGCGCTCGACGTGCAGGAGTACACGACCTCGGCGACGTCGACCGCCCGGGCCGAGCGGGACGGCTTCGCGATCGGCAGGCCACCCGAGCGTCGTGCGGCAGCGGCTCCGACGTCCGAGCCGGCTCCCGGCGCCTCGGCGGCCAGGCCCGTCGCGGGGACGATCCCGGCAGCGGGCGGCTTCGGCTCGCGGTGGGTCAGCGGCTGCGGTGCCTGTTCGACGAACCACCGGGGGCTCGACTTCGCCGCGCGCGAGGGGACGGCCGTCGTCGCGGCGATGTCCGGACGCGTGGTGTCCGCCGGGGTCGTCGGCGGGTACGGGAACCAGGTCCTGCTGCAGCACGCCGACGGCTCCCAGACCCGGTACGGGCACCTCTCCCAGATCGGTGTCCGGGTGGGGCAGACCGTGACGGCAGGGCAGCGCATCGGTGCCGTGGGGAACACCGGCGTCTCGACCGGGTCGCACCTGCACTTCGAGGTCCTCCACGGTGGGGTGGCGGTCGATCCGGCGGTGTGGCTCCGGGACCGCGGACTGCTCTGA
- a CDS encoding 1-acyl-sn-glycerol-3-phosphate acyltransferase, with protein MSGSSKYTTLSRAFVAPLARMIWRPRIIGRKNIPKRGPVILASNHRSFIDSPTIGLLAPRKVFFLAKKEYFTGKGFRGSVTRGFFEGIGAIGVERGAGSAAQEALDLGLERLRAGDAFAIYPEGTRSLDGRLYRGRTGVAWLALTSGAPVVPVALTGTQDVQPVGSRVPKLAKVTVEFGTPLDLSGFGEASSGRARRHATDAVMAAIQELSGQEPANAYNNPPATIVERVRQVLRRDDPTAAVEPD; from the coding sequence GTGTCCGGATCGTCGAAGTACACCACGCTGAGCCGTGCCTTCGTGGCGCCGCTCGCTCGCATGATCTGGCGGCCGCGGATCATCGGTCGGAAGAACATCCCGAAGCGTGGACCGGTGATCCTCGCGAGCAACCACCGCTCGTTCATCGACTCCCCGACGATCGGCCTCCTCGCCCCGCGGAAGGTGTTCTTCCTCGCGAAGAAGGAGTACTTCACGGGCAAGGGCTTCCGGGGCTCGGTGACGCGGGGCTTCTTCGAGGGCATCGGCGCGATCGGTGTCGAGCGGGGTGCGGGTTCGGCGGCGCAGGAGGCCCTCGACCTCGGGCTCGAGCGGCTCCGGGCGGGCGATGCGTTCGCGATCTACCCCGAGGGCACCCGGTCCCTCGACGGCCGCCTCTACCGGGGCCGCACCGGGGTGGCCTGGCTGGCCCTGACGAGTGGTGCACCCGTGGTGCCCGTCGCTCTCACCGGCACCCAGGACGTCCAGCCGGTGGGGTCGCGCGTCCCGAAGCTCGCGAAGGTCACGGTCGAGTTCGGTACGCCGCTCGACCTCTCCGGCTTCGGCGAGGCCTCGTCCGGCCGGGCTCGTCGTCACGCGACGGACGCCGTGATGGCGGCGATCCAGGAGCTCAGCGGACAGGAGCCCGCGAACGCCTACAACAACCCGCCGGCGACGATCGTCGAACGGGTACGGCAGGTCCTCCGCCGCGACGACCCGACGGCCGCGGTCGAGCCCGACTGA
- the recQ gene encoding DNA helicase RecQ, with protein MSTTPATAAVSASRAAALDVLHRVWGYDDFRGEQASIIDQIVTGGDALVLMPTGGGKSLCYQVPALVRDGVGVVVSPLIALMQDQVDALAANGVKAAFLNSTQGPDERARVERAVVSGEVDMLYLAPERLRLESTRALLDRAQIALFAIDEAHCVAQWGHDFRPDYLELSVLHERWPTVPRIALTATATPQTHREISARLGLDDAAHFVADFDRPNIQYRIEPKTGALQQLLTFIRTEHSGDAGIVYCLSRNSVERTAAALSEQGIPALPYHAGLDAKVRERNQSAFLREDGVVMVATIAFGMGIDKPDVRFVAHLDLPKSVEGYYQETGRAGRDGLPSTAWLAYGLNDVVQQRRMIDQSEGDAAHRRQLSAHLDAMLALCETIECRRVRLLAYFGQESTACGNCDTCIAPPESWDGTVPAQKFLSTVVRLDRERGQRYGVSHLVDILVGKQSPRVQELRHESLATFGIGSDLGEAEWRTVARQILAQGYAAVSGDGFGTVVLSPTSADVLGGRVQVRMRRDPVKAPRASRNRRTVVTDMPQEALGLFEALRAWRAAQAREQGVPAYVVFNDATLRGIAAVKPSDEDQLAEISGVGGAKLERYGRAVLDVVAAAE; from the coding sequence ATGAGCACCACGCCCGCGACCGCCGCCGTGTCTGCTTCCCGAGCCGCCGCGCTCGACGTCCTGCACCGCGTGTGGGGCTACGACGACTTCCGGGGCGAACAGGCCTCGATCATCGACCAGATCGTCACCGGGGGCGACGCACTCGTCCTCATGCCGACCGGCGGTGGCAAGTCGCTCTGCTACCAGGTGCCGGCGCTCGTGCGGGACGGCGTCGGCGTGGTCGTGTCGCCGCTCATCGCGCTCATGCAGGACCAGGTCGACGCCCTCGCGGCGAACGGCGTCAAGGCCGCGTTCCTCAACTCCACGCAGGGGCCGGACGAACGTGCCCGGGTCGAACGCGCCGTGGTCTCGGGCGAGGTCGACATGCTCTACCTCGCGCCCGAGCGGCTCCGGCTCGAGTCCACGCGCGCACTGCTCGACCGCGCGCAGATCGCCCTGTTCGCCATCGACGAGGCGCACTGCGTCGCCCAGTGGGGCCACGACTTCCGACCGGACTACCTCGAGCTCAGCGTCCTGCACGAGCGCTGGCCGACCGTGCCGCGCATCGCCCTGACCGCCACCGCGACGCCGCAGACCCACCGCGAGATCTCCGCCCGCCTCGGCCTCGACGACGCCGCGCACTTCGTCGCCGACTTCGACCGGCCGAACATCCAGTACCGCATCGAACCGAAGACCGGGGCGCTCCAGCAGCTCCTCACCTTCATCCGCACCGAGCACAGCGGCGACGCCGGCATCGTGTACTGCCTCTCCCGCAACTCGGTCGAGCGCACCGCGGCCGCGCTGTCCGAGCAGGGGATCCCGGCGCTGCCCTACCACGCCGGTCTCGACGCCAAGGTGCGGGAACGGAACCAGTCCGCGTTCCTGCGCGAGGACGGCGTCGTCATGGTCGCCACCATCGCGTTCGGCATGGGGATCGACAAGCCGGACGTCCGGTTCGTGGCGCACCTCGACCTGCCGAAGTCGGTCGAGGGCTACTACCAGGAGACCGGTCGTGCCGGGCGCGACGGGCTCCCATCGACCGCCTGGCTGGCGTACGGCCTGAACGACGTCGTGCAGCAGCGCCGGATGATCGACCAGTCCGAGGGCGACGCCGCGCACCGTCGGCAGCTCAGCGCGCACCTCGACGCGATGCTCGCCCTGTGCGAGACCATCGAGTGCCGGCGCGTCCGGCTGCTCGCGTACTTCGGGCAGGAGAGCACGGCGTGCGGCAACTGCGACACGTGCATCGCCCCGCCCGAGTCGTGGGACGGCACGGTCCCGGCGCAGAAGTTCCTCTCCACCGTGGTCCGGCTCGACCGTGAACGCGGGCAGCGGTACGGCGTCTCGCACCTCGTGGACATCCTCGTCGGCAAGCAGTCGCCTCGCGTGCAGGAGCTCCGGCACGAGTCCCTCGCCACGTTCGGCATCGGCAGCGACCTGGGCGAGGCGGAGTGGCGCACCGTCGCCCGACAGATCCTCGCGCAGGGCTACGCGGCGGTGTCCGGCGACGGGTTCGGCACGGTCGTCCTGAGCCCGACGAGCGCCGACGTCCTCGGCGGCCGCGTGCAGGTCCGGATGCGGCGCGACCCGGTGAAGGCACCCCGGGCCTCCCGCAACCGCCGGACCGTCGTGACGGACATGCCGCAGGAAGCCCTCGGGTTGTTCGAGGCCCTGCGCGCCTGGCGTGCGGCCCAGGCCCGCGAACAGGGCGTCCCGGCGTACGTGGTCTTCAACGACGCGACGCTGCGGGGCATCGCGGCGGTGAAGCCGTCGGACGAAGACCAACTCGCCGAGATCTCCGGCGTCGGCGGGGCGAAGCTCGAGCGTTACGGCCGTGCGGTGCTCGACGTCGTCGCCGCGGCCGAGTGA
- a CDS encoding CPBP family intramembrane glutamic endopeptidase, which produces MSVPYHRLPRVDARWRWWRPLVALAFLAGWYFVSQVIIAVAYFVPIGANQGPQGVIDLQNDLASGALDPTDPVVLSLSLVSLVVLLPGILLAVKIARVGPAGILSSTRFRVRWGWTAWCLIPTLVIAAIMFVVQTGLFWDGGMITTDGGFAWNHAAIGQSTVSLGTLTTTLVLVIVLVPFQGAAEEYIFRGFLMQTIGSWIPVRIVGTVLAVAVSTVVFALLHIPNGYNVWGILDVGSFGLIAAIIVLRTGGLEATVLQHAFNNIMIFVLQAPGWSGIDLSSQDANGTIGGWLVTLGTSLLYWGMVEVLARWRRLDRRFAGAAAPRFRGPTPVWAGGGRWFGPGGTGWASAPARLDETAGSADGADAAPVDNAVGVVGRP; this is translated from the coding sequence GTGAGCGTTCCCTACCACCGCCTGCCCCGTGTCGACGCACGCTGGAGGTGGTGGCGCCCGCTCGTGGCGCTGGCGTTCCTCGCCGGCTGGTACTTCGTCTCGCAGGTGATCATCGCCGTCGCGTACTTCGTGCCGATCGGCGCGAACCAGGGGCCGCAGGGGGTCATCGACCTGCAGAACGACCTCGCGAGCGGGGCGCTCGACCCCACCGACCCGGTGGTGCTGTCGCTGTCGCTCGTGTCCCTCGTGGTCCTGCTACCGGGCATCCTGCTCGCGGTGAAGATCGCGCGCGTCGGTCCCGCCGGGATCCTGTCGTCCACGCGGTTCCGGGTGCGCTGGGGCTGGACGGCCTGGTGTCTCATCCCGACGCTCGTCATCGCGGCGATCATGTTCGTCGTGCAGACCGGGCTCTTCTGGGACGGCGGGATGATCACGACGGACGGTGGCTTCGCCTGGAACCACGCCGCGATCGGCCAATCGACGGTGTCCCTCGGCACGCTGACCACGACGCTCGTGCTCGTCATCGTGCTCGTGCCGTTCCAGGGCGCAGCGGAGGAGTACATCTTCCGCGGCTTCCTCATGCAGACCATCGGCTCGTGGATCCCGGTCCGCATCGTGGGCACGGTCCTCGCCGTCGCGGTGTCGACCGTCGTGTTCGCCCTGCTGCACATCCCGAACGGCTACAACGTCTGGGGCATCCTCGACGTCGGGTCGTTCGGCCTCATCGCCGCGATCATCGTGCTGCGGACCGGCGGCCTCGAGGCGACCGTGCTGCAGCACGCCTTCAACAACATCATGATCTTCGTGCTGCAGGCGCCGGGGTGGTCGGGGATCGACCTCTCGTCGCAGGACGCCAACGGGACCATCGGCGGCTGGCTCGTCACGCTCGGTACCTCGCTGCTCTACTGGGGCATGGTCGAGGTGCTCGCCCGGTGGCGCCGCCTCGACCGCCGGTTCGCGGGCGCGGCCGCACCGCGGTTCCGTGGTCCGACACCGGTCTGGGCGGGTGGCGGGCGCTGGTTCGGTCCAGGAGGCACGGGCTGGGCGAGCGCCCCGGCCCGCCTCGACGAGACGGCCGGCTCGGCCGACGGGGCGGACGCAGCGCCTGTGGACAACGCCGTGGGTGTCGTCGGTCGGCCGTAG
- a CDS encoding EamA family transporter: MLTVVLGLSGALVYGFADFLGGLASRRVRAVTVAAVAAAVGIVPLLVGLVVVGGAFGAESVLWGAVAGVSGGVGVLLLYRALAIGPMSVLSPLTAVFAAVVPVLVAVLRGTALSGLAVVALVVAVLAVVLVASVRDTSGARVTAVGLVTAAVAGCGFGGIVLAYDMTPSDAGVAPLVVSRVLQAVLLGTAAVVVTRRAAVAGQGPGGAADPARSADAPGSAAPPGIRGGGRWPARLVWTVVACGVLDAAANVFIQAGLHSSEDPATLPVVSVLNALYPIGTVVLAGIVLRERLTPVQWAGIVLAFGAAVGLALA; the protein is encoded by the coding sequence GTGCTCACCGTCGTCCTCGGCCTGTCCGGCGCGCTCGTCTACGGGTTCGCCGACTTCCTCGGCGGCCTCGCGTCACGTCGAGTCCGTGCGGTGACGGTCGCCGCCGTCGCCGCGGCGGTCGGGATCGTGCCCCTGCTGGTCGGGCTCGTCGTGGTCGGTGGCGCGTTCGGTGCGGAGTCCGTCCTGTGGGGCGCGGTCGCGGGGGTGTCCGGAGGCGTCGGCGTCCTCCTCCTCTACCGCGCGCTGGCGATCGGCCCGATGAGCGTGCTCTCACCGCTGACCGCCGTCTTCGCCGCCGTCGTGCCCGTCCTGGTGGCGGTGTTGCGCGGGACGGCGTTGTCGGGCCTCGCAGTGGTCGCGCTGGTGGTGGCGGTCCTCGCGGTGGTCCTGGTGGCGTCGGTGCGGGACACGTCGGGTGCGCGGGTGACCGCGGTGGGGCTCGTGACGGCGGCGGTCGCGGGGTGCGGCTTCGGCGGGATCGTGCTCGCGTACGACATGACGCCGTCGGACGCGGGGGTGGCGCCGTTGGTCGTGTCGCGGGTGCTGCAGGCGGTGCTGCTCGGGACGGCGGCGGTCGTGGTGACGCGGCGGGCCGCGGTCGCGGGGCAGGGCCCTGGAGGCGCGGCAGACCCCGCGAGGTCGGCCGACGCTCCGGGGTCTGCCGCGCCTCCCGGCATCCGTGGTGGCGGACGCTGGCCGGCTCGCCTGGTGTGGACGGTGGTCGCCTGCGGCGTCCTCGACGCCGCGGCGAACGTCTTCATCCAGGCGGGGCTGCACTCGAGTGAGGACCCGGCGACCCTGCCCGTGGTGAGCGTGCTCAACGCGCTGTACCCGATCGGGACGGTCGTGCTCGCCGGGATCGTGCTCCGGGAGCGGCTGACGCCCGTGCAGTGGGCCGGGATCGTGCTGGCGTTCGGTGCCGCGGTGGGGCTGGCGCTCGCGTAG